From Marinobacter alexandrii, one genomic window encodes:
- a CDS encoding VanZ family protein gives MTNRYLWFIPPIAVAIGIFLLSTFLSFPVQVEGVSYLDKIEHCFAYLVLTIGFLIAFKKAQLLNHRIALAILISASTYGFSLELAQYIFFPNRFFEWIDACANVLGSLIGFGLFKLIFRG, from the coding sequence ATGACAAATAGATATCTGTGGTTTATCCCACCAATCGCAGTTGCGATTGGAATCTTCTTACTTTCTACATTCTTATCCTTTCCAGTTCAAGTAGAAGGGGTTAGTTACCTAGATAAAATTGAGCACTGCTTTGCTTATCTGGTTTTGACAATTGGTTTTCTGATTGCATTCAAGAAAGCGCAACTTCTAAATCATAGAATTGCTCTTGCAATTTTAATAAGCGCAAGTACCTATGGCTTCTCGCTTGAGCTTGCGCAGTATATATTTTTTCCAAATCGCTTCTTTGAATGGATTGATGCTTGTGCTAACGTGCTTGGGTCTTTAATCGGTTTTGGTCTGTTTAAATTGATTTTTCGTGGCTAA
- a CDS encoding Ku protein, whose product MRAIWKGHIRFSMVTIPIRIYNAIDTAQKVQFNLLSKETNNPVKYEKRDKVTGDVLRQEDIVKGYQYEPGQFVIVESDDFEKVKLKSTKVIEIEGFVDVNEIHETLYDSPYFAGPDGDVASKTYALLSQALRESGKVGVGKVVLRDRESMVLLTSHDRGIMIHKLRYPSEVRNIKDVPNLRIEEDADEEQLKLANMLIKSMTKKFKKIELEDTYNDALREMIDSKIKGNEVVSFVEEEPEVVDIMTALKASIDEAKKSKKPMKKVDKSDKVEEKEVKRKAS is encoded by the coding sequence ATGAGGGCTATCTGGAAAGGTCATATTCGATTTTCAATGGTAACAATCCCAATAAGGATATATAATGCCATAGATACTGCCCAAAAGGTTCAATTCAATTTACTCTCGAAAGAGACTAACAATCCTGTTAAATACGAAAAACGAGATAAAGTTACTGGTGATGTTTTGCGTCAGGAAGATATCGTAAAAGGATATCAATATGAGCCAGGTCAGTTTGTGATAGTAGAGTCTGATGATTTTGAAAAAGTCAAGTTAAAAAGCACAAAAGTCATTGAGATAGAGGGATTTGTGGATGTTAATGAAATTCATGAAACACTGTATGATTCACCTTACTTTGCTGGGCCTGATGGAGATGTGGCAAGTAAAACGTATGCTCTATTAAGTCAAGCCCTAAGAGAATCAGGTAAAGTAGGTGTTGGAAAAGTTGTCTTGCGAGATCGAGAGAGTATGGTTTTATTAACGTCTCATGATCGTGGAATTATGATCCATAAACTTCGCTACCCAAGTGAAGTAAGAAATATCAAAGATGTTCCTAATTTGAGAATTGAGGAAGATGCAGATGAGGAGCAGTTGAAACTTGCCAATATGCTGATCAAGTCTATGACCAAGAAATTCAAGAAAATAGAGCTTGAGGATACGTATAATGACGCATTGAGAGAAATGATTGATAGCAAGATTAAGGGTAATGAAGTTGTATCATTCGTAGAAGAAGAACCCGAAGTAGTTGATATCATGACAGCTTTGAAGGCAAGCATAGATGAAGCCAAAAAGTCTAAAAAGCCAATGAAGAAAGTTGATAAAAGCGATAAAGTAGAAGAGAAAGAAGTGAAGCGAAAAGCAAGCTAA
- a CDS encoding TIGR04283 family arsenosugar biosynthesis glycosyltransferase, with protein MFISIIIPTLNEEQQIGSLLKFLSNHPDKNEFEVIIVDGGSTDKTRTLVSQFPVKVESSKECSRACQMNLGAKHAKGNILYFVHADVQLVDSFVYDIKESVNQGYGSGCYRFKFDNPPNPLLHVNGFFTRFPFKWCRGGDQTLFVTKECFEKLGGFDEEYVIMEDYDFLDRMEEVSVSFKIIPKSVKVSARKYENNSYFKVQKANYKAMKMYKSGEMPAEIKKFYKLELL; from the coding sequence GTGTTTATTAGCATAATCATTCCTACGTTAAATGAGGAACAGCAAATTGGCTCTCTCCTCAAATTTTTATCTAACCATCCGGATAAAAATGAATTTGAAGTCATCATTGTCGATGGTGGAAGTACAGATAAAACGCGAACGCTCGTATCACAATTTCCAGTAAAGGTCGAATCATCAAAAGAGTGCTCCAGAGCTTGTCAGATGAATTTGGGAGCTAAACATGCAAAAGGAAACATCCTGTATTTTGTGCATGCTGATGTTCAACTTGTAGATAGTTTTGTCTATGATATCAAAGAATCCGTCAACCAGGGTTATGGAAGTGGTTGTTACAGATTCAAATTTGATAACCCCCCAAACCCTCTTCTTCATGTTAATGGCTTCTTTACACGTTTTCCTTTTAAGTGGTGTAGAGGTGGAGATCAAACACTCTTTGTTACGAAAGAATGTTTTGAGAAGCTAGGAGGTTTTGATGAAGAGTATGTTATCATGGAGGACTATGACTTTCTGGATAGGATGGAAGAGGTCTCTGTTTCCTTCAAGATAATCCCTAAAAGCGTAAAGGTTTCCGCGCGCAAATACGAGAATAATTCATATTTTAAAGTCCAAAAAGCCAATTATAAAGCGATGAAGATGTATAAAAGTGGAGAGATGCCAGCTGAAATTAAGAAGTTCTACAAACTAGAACTGTTATAA
- a CDS encoding ATP-binding cassette domain-containing protein, which translates to MTESIINALVHLLAIIESAKEDTDAVDSGELVIRPYLQKTLNNETLTTEYIKLFYDYLNFYKDQPTAKSDEEINIDSTSILQIAKICNQLNKELLRSERLIVFMQLMELIRADEKVTAKEEEFAALVALNFNLDQEDVINLKNFILKHDEGEINKDRILIVDNKQTEWPEEMAWIIRKKKKENQIRHLFVQNLFGKITVLYLKSVDTFVFRYDGPLNLFLEGVKIIPSKSYILKPGSIIKGPNISSIYESEVTKKFIQDETSTRVVLAGDKIEFKFKNSSNGLKAFSFSEDSGRLIGIMGGSGTGKTTLMNILNGKLHLDGGRIHINGFSLEQASTEGVIGYVPQDDLLFEELTVFQNLYFNAKTCFSDFSEDLIERTVLKVLDDLDLEDIKDLKVGDPLNKTISGGQRKRLNIALELMREPSVLFVDEPTSGLSSMDSEKMMMLLKDLTRKGKLVVAIIHQPSSEIFKLFDKLWIMDRGGYPIYNGNPIDAVVYFKTMNTQVNAAESECPRCGNVIPEQILQIIEAREIDERGRSTKKRRVNPSIWYSKYKENIQPKLVRLKYDSVLPPTNFRIPDSWHQFKIFSQRNLLSKISNKQYILINVLEAPLLAFILGYFSKYSPEKVYAFSENINLPVYLFMSIVVSLFMGLTVSAQEIYKDRQILERESFLNLSRMSYINSKIVFLFVLSAIQTLSFVLIGNYILEIHGMTLYYWAVLFSISCFANLVGLNISSALNSVINIYILIPFILVPQLLLGGAMIKFDELHHSINNQKNVPIVGDMMASRWAYEALAVAQFRYNDYERYFFEVNKEISRNSVYRSFMVPEMVSINKEVMRDTSNWESKEQSFRILKNEVKSLSEIHGLRAFSYVDQLNPEYFSRSISDRLHNYLLYARDHFANGYLESQKNRDQLYDSVVSDLGRDGFIILEKKYHNEFLADLLMNRAHLDMVYRGEDQLIQKKDPIFMHPYSAIGRAHFYAPFKVLGNWKVPTFYFNIAFIWFMTIVLYLSLLDNTLKKIIRFFESRNKDEGRPNSWVRLWDTFQIIISSPRVYKRARKLKKSTNN; encoded by the coding sequence ATGACCGAATCCATAATAAATGCACTAGTTCACCTACTTGCCATCATTGAAAGCGCAAAGGAGGATACAGATGCTGTGGATTCAGGAGAGCTGGTTATCAGACCCTATCTTCAAAAAACACTCAATAATGAAACGCTCACTACGGAGTATATCAAGCTCTTTTATGATTATTTGAACTTTTACAAAGATCAGCCCACTGCAAAGAGTGATGAAGAAATTAATATTGATAGTACTAGTATTCTTCAGATAGCTAAAATTTGTAATCAGCTTAACAAGGAGTTACTTCGATCAGAGAGACTCATTGTATTCATGCAATTGATGGAGCTCATCAGGGCAGATGAAAAAGTTACGGCAAAGGAAGAAGAGTTTGCTGCTTTGGTAGCTTTAAACTTTAATCTTGATCAAGAAGACGTAATTAATCTTAAAAACTTCATCCTTAAACATGATGAGGGGGAAATAAATAAGGACCGAATATTAATTGTTGACAATAAACAGACCGAATGGCCAGAAGAAATGGCTTGGATCATTCGGAAAAAGAAGAAAGAAAATCAAATTAGGCATTTGTTTGTTCAGAATCTCTTCGGGAAGATTACCGTCCTTTATTTAAAAAGTGTTGACACTTTTGTTTTTCGATATGATGGTCCATTAAACCTTTTTCTTGAAGGTGTCAAAATCATCCCTTCCAAATCATACATCTTGAAACCGGGATCCATCATTAAAGGACCAAATATTTCATCCATTTATGAATCTGAAGTCACTAAGAAATTTATCCAAGATGAGACCAGTACTCGAGTAGTCTTAGCTGGAGATAAGATAGAGTTTAAGTTTAAAAATAGCAGTAATGGGCTAAAGGCTTTCTCTTTCTCTGAAGATTCTGGAAGACTCATTGGAATCATGGGAGGAAGTGGCACTGGTAAGACCACTCTAATGAATATTCTGAATGGAAAGCTCCATTTAGATGGTGGACGAATTCATATCAATGGATTCTCTCTGGAACAAGCAAGTACTGAAGGGGTAATTGGCTATGTGCCGCAGGATGACCTCTTATTTGAAGAACTCACTGTATTTCAAAACCTATACTTCAATGCTAAGACATGCTTTAGTGATTTTTCTGAAGATCTAATTGAACGAACAGTTCTTAAAGTTCTTGACGATCTAGATCTCGAGGATATTAAAGATTTAAAAGTCGGAGATCCCCTTAACAAAACTATTTCAGGAGGTCAAAGAAAACGTCTGAATATTGCACTAGAGCTCATGCGTGAGCCTTCTGTGTTATTTGTAGACGAGCCTACTTCCGGATTATCCTCAATGGATTCTGAAAAGATGATGATGTTGCTTAAGGATTTGACCCGAAAAGGAAAATTAGTCGTTGCTATTATTCATCAACCTTCGTCTGAGATTTTCAAGTTATTTGATAAGCTGTGGATAATGGATAGAGGGGGGTATCCAATCTACAATGGAAATCCTATTGATGCTGTAGTGTATTTCAAGACGATGAATACACAAGTAAATGCGGCCGAAAGCGAATGTCCTAGGTGTGGAAATGTGATACCTGAACAGATCTTACAAATAATTGAGGCCAGAGAGATTGATGAGCGAGGAAGGTCCACCAAGAAAAGACGGGTAAACCCATCTATTTGGTATTCTAAGTATAAAGAAAACATTCAACCGAAACTTGTTCGCCTGAAGTACGATTCGGTACTCCCACCTACTAATTTTCGAATTCCTGACAGCTGGCATCAATTCAAAATATTTAGCCAGAGAAATCTTTTATCTAAGATTTCCAACAAGCAATACATTCTAATTAATGTACTTGAAGCTCCACTCTTAGCTTTTATTCTAGGTTACTTCTCAAAATATTCACCAGAAAAAGTGTATGCTTTTTCTGAAAATATTAACCTCCCAGTATATCTTTTTATGTCCATCGTAGTTTCCTTATTCATGGGCCTAACTGTGAGTGCTCAAGAGATTTACAAGGACCGACAAATACTGGAACGTGAGTCATTTCTGAACCTCTCGAGGATGAGTTATATAAACTCTAAGATTGTCTTCTTATTTGTTCTTTCAGCTATACAAACATTGTCATTCGTCCTTATTGGAAATTATATACTTGAGATTCACGGAATGACACTTTACTATTGGGCGGTACTATTTTCCATTTCTTGTTTTGCCAATTTGGTAGGGCTAAATATTTCATCGGCACTAAATTCTGTTATCAATATTTACATTCTCATTCCGTTTATTCTAGTCCCACAGCTTTTATTAGGGGGCGCCATGATAAAATTTGATGAGCTCCACCACTCTATAAATAACCAAAAAAATGTACCAATTGTAGGTGACATGATGGCTTCTCGTTGGGCGTATGAAGCACTGGCAGTCGCTCAATTTCGTTATAACGATTATGAGAGGTATTTCTTTGAAGTCAATAAAGAAATAAGTAGAAACTCAGTTTACAGGTCTTTTATGGTACCAGAAATGGTGAGCATCAATAAAGAAGTTATGCGAGACACTTCCAACTGGGAATCAAAGGAACAATCGTTTAGGATCTTAAAAAATGAGGTCAAGAGTTTAAGCGAAATTCATGGTTTACGAGCTTTTTCTTACGTGGATCAACTAAATCCTGAATATTTCAGTCGATCCATTTCAGATAGACTTCATAACTACTTGTTATACGCTCGAGATCACTTCGCCAATGGGTACCTGGAATCACAAAAAAATAGAGATCAGCTTTACGATAGTGTTGTCAGTGACTTAGGTCGTGATGGGTTTATCATATTAGAAAAGAAGTATCATAACGAATTTTTAGCTGACCTATTGATGAATAGAGCGCATCTGGACATGGTCTATCGCGGTGAGGATCAACTCATTCAAAAGAAAGATCCCATATTTATGCATCCTTATTCCGCTATTGGTAGAGCTCACTTCTATGCTCCTTTCAAGGTTTTGGGGAATTGGAAAGTGCCTACGTTTTATTTCAACATTGCCTTCATCTGGTTTATGACAATTGTTTTATACCTATCTCTCTTAGACAACACGCTCAAAAAGATTATTAGATTCTTTGAATCTAGAAATAAAGATGAAGGAAGGCCTAATTCATGGGTGCGCCTCTGGGATACATTCCAGATAATCATCAGCTCTCCTAGAGTATATAAGAGAGCCCGGAAATTGAAAAAATCAACGAATAACTAA
- the rimK gene encoding 30S ribosomal protein S6--L-glutamate ligase: protein MNIAVLSRNPKLYSTSRLLEAGEARGHVMRVLDHSRCNIEIEKKKPKIYHKGENITELHAIIPRIGASVTFYGTAVVRQFEMMNVFSTTESVALVRSRDKLRSLQILSRSGLGLPKTVFTNYSKDVTTPINAVGGAPCVIKLLEGTQGLGVVLAETQKAAESVLEAFNGLQARVIVQEFIKEAGGADVRVFVIGDRVVGAMKRQGKEGEFRSNLHRGGTAEIIELSDAEERAALKAAKAMGLGVAGVDLLQSSKGPLILEVNSSPGLEGIEAATGKNIAGEIIKYIERNTDYDE, encoded by the coding sequence ATGAATATAGCAGTACTCTCCCGAAATCCTAAATTGTATTCAACTAGTAGACTATTAGAAGCTGGTGAGGCCAGAGGCCATGTAATGAGAGTTCTGGACCATTCCAGATGTAATATTGAAATAGAAAAAAAGAAACCGAAAATTTATCATAAGGGAGAGAATATAACGGAGCTTCATGCTATTATACCTCGTATTGGGGCATCTGTGACCTTTTACGGTACAGCTGTGGTTCGTCAATTTGAAATGATGAACGTATTCTCGACTACTGAATCCGTTGCTCTTGTAAGATCAAGAGATAAATTGAGGAGTTTGCAGATACTTTCGAGATCGGGATTGGGGCTTCCTAAGACTGTTTTCACCAACTATTCTAAAGATGTTACGACTCCAATAAATGCCGTAGGAGGAGCGCCGTGTGTTATTAAACTGCTGGAAGGAACACAAGGACTGGGAGTAGTATTAGCAGAAACACAGAAAGCGGCAGAGTCAGTGCTAGAAGCTTTTAATGGGCTTCAAGCAAGAGTTATTGTACAGGAATTTATTAAAGAAGCAGGTGGTGCAGATGTACGAGTATTTGTCATTGGAGATAGAGTTGTAGGAGCTATGAAGAGGCAAGGGAAGGAAGGAGAATTCCGTTCCAATTTGCATCGAGGAGGTACTGCAGAGATCATTGAATTGTCTGATGCAGAAGAGCGCGCTGCTTTAAAGGCTGCTAAAGCTATGGGACTTGGTGTTGCAGGAGTCGATTTACTTCAATCATCAAAAGGACCACTTATTCTTGAAGTTAATTCATCGCCGGGCTTAGAAGGAATAGAAGCAGCTACTGGAAAAAATATTGCAGGAGAGATCATAAAATACATCGAGCGCAACACTGATTACGATGAATGA
- a CDS encoding pseudouridine synthase, whose protein sequence is MAKRKLYFIIHKPFKVLSQFSNEGQNIGLGSIFKDIPKDVYPVGRLDLDSEGLLILTNDKSLNNRLLNPKNEHVRTYVVEVDGTPDQQAIAMLEKGIEINVNGKKHNTKPAKVEVFTPKVEERNPPVNYKKHPLRTWLQISLTEGKNRQVRKMTAKVGHPTLRLIRVAVEDLDLSPLKSGEISQISEKVLYKKLNLLQSPVK, encoded by the coding sequence GTGGCTAAAAGAAAACTATATTTCATTATACATAAGCCATTTAAAGTGCTTAGCCAATTCTCTAATGAAGGACAGAACATAGGATTAGGTTCAATCTTTAAGGATATACCCAAAGATGTGTATCCAGTAGGAAGGCTAGACTTAGATAGCGAAGGGTTGCTTATTTTAACTAATGATAAATCACTTAATAATAGGCTTCTGAATCCTAAGAATGAACATGTCAGAACATATGTTGTCGAGGTAGATGGTACACCAGATCAACAAGCTATTGCGATGCTTGAAAAAGGAATTGAAATCAATGTAAACGGGAAAAAACATAACACCAAACCTGCAAAGGTGGAAGTTTTTACACCAAAGGTTGAAGAAAGAAATCCTCCGGTAAACTATAAAAAACATCCACTCAGGACTTGGCTTCAGATTAGTTTAACTGAAGGTAAAAATAGGCAGGTAAGAAAGATGACAGCAAAAGTTGGACATCCAACATTGAGGCTAATACGAGTGGCTGTTGAAGATTTAGATTTATCACCTTTGAAGTCCGGAGAAATATCGCAGATTAGTGAAAAAGTACTTTACAAGAAACTAAACCTTCTTCAATCGCCAGTCAAGTGA
- a CDS encoding DUF2061 domain-containing protein: MNSRKRHIAKTITWRLIATSTTFILTIFFFREDPNATEKASWVALIETSIKMILYYYHERIWFINTIKLKSKIRHFIKTITWRITASITTFVIALFIFKEDPQAMEKATGIALVESILKMIFYYLHERAWHTSKFGLK; this comes from the coding sequence ATGAACAGTAGAAAAAGACATATCGCTAAAACGATTACTTGGAGGCTGATAGCCACGAGTACAACATTCATTTTGACAATATTTTTTTTCAGAGAAGATCCAAATGCCACTGAGAAGGCTTCATGGGTAGCGTTGATTGAAACATCTATTAAAATGATTTTGTATTATTATCATGAAAGAATATGGTTTATCAACACGATAAAACTTAAAAGTAAAATCCGACATTTTATTAAAACTATCACTTGGCGAATCACCGCTTCTATCACCACTTTTGTTATTGCATTATTTATTTTCAAAGAAGATCCACAGGCTATGGAAAAAGCTACTGGCATAGCTTTGGTAGAAAGCATTTTGAAAATGATTTTCTATTATTTACACGAAAGAGCATGGCACACTTCAAAATTTGGGCTTAAATAG
- a CDS encoding tetratricopeptide repeat protein — translation MTKVVQFPVNPPEKLGPKKARRRRKPNLEDYGQLNMFDQLPDNTPLLSLPKAGSFFEEALSLDENNNPEAEKYYLLAIENGQSIEDAYCNLGILKSSQGDLSKAIDYLTLCLKKNPRHFEAHYNLGNVYSDLGNLELAKVHYELSTQIETEYPNSYYNLGLVLISLRRYDEAILSINKYVELAPSSEHHTATELIKTLNSIAK, via the coding sequence ATGACAAAAGTTGTCCAATTTCCGGTTAATCCTCCAGAAAAATTAGGTCCCAAGAAGGCACGAAGGAGGAGAAAGCCTAATCTTGAAGATTATGGGCAGTTAAATATGTTTGATCAGCTTCCTGATAATACACCTTTACTTTCATTACCAAAAGCCGGGTCCTTCTTTGAAGAGGCATTGAGTCTTGATGAAAATAACAATCCTGAGGCTGAAAAATATTATCTATTGGCTATTGAAAATGGGCAGTCAATAGAAGATGCATATTGCAATCTTGGAATTCTTAAATCAAGTCAAGGAGATTTAAGTAAAGCCATTGATTATCTTACTCTATGTCTAAAGAAGAACCCAAGGCATTTTGAGGCTCATTATAATTTGGGTAATGTCTACTCAGACTTAGGTAATCTAGAATTAGCAAAAGTGCATTATGAACTTTCCACTCAAATCGAAACAGAGTATCCAAATAGCTATTACAACCTTGGTTTGGTTCTGATTTCTCTTAGGAGATACGATGAGGCCATCCTAAGTATTAATAAATATGTTGAGTTAGCTCCAAGTAGTGAACATCATACAGCAACCGAACTTATTAAAACATTAAACTCCATAGCCAAATGA
- a CDS encoding MBL fold metallo-hydrolase: MELTVLGCGDAFGNAGRNNTAFLISEGEEHVLMDCGASTLIRLKHEKVDLEKISTIIITHFHGDHFGGIPFLLICCLFEQRRKKPLKIIGPRGVRDQVYKLQEAMYPGTAEQLKELDLTFHEYAQDEPVDLDDKLLRVWEVDHSPVSVPHAIRLEWRNKKIAFSGDTSWTENLIPLAKGADVFICECNFIEKVSFGHLSYHELLEKRALLNCKQLWLSHMAQEVIEAENFELNRLYDGKRMEF, encoded by the coding sequence ATGGAATTAACAGTACTTGGCTGTGGTGATGCATTTGGGAATGCGGGAAGAAATAACACTGCTTTTCTCATATCAGAAGGAGAGGAGCACGTACTAATGGATTGTGGGGCAAGTACGCTTATCAGGTTAAAGCATGAAAAAGTGGACCTTGAAAAAATATCCACGATTATTATTACTCACTTCCACGGAGACCATTTTGGAGGTATTCCCTTTTTGCTAATCTGCTGTTTATTTGAACAACGAAGAAAGAAACCTCTCAAAATTATAGGGCCAAGAGGTGTAAGAGATCAAGTTTACAAATTACAGGAAGCTATGTATCCTGGAACAGCGGAGCAGCTTAAAGAGTTAGACTTGACATTCCATGAGTATGCACAAGATGAACCTGTAGATTTGGATGATAAATTGCTTCGCGTATGGGAAGTAGATCACAGTCCCGTCTCAGTTCCTCATGCGATAAGATTGGAATGGAGGAATAAAAAAATTGCTTTTTCAGGAGATACTTCCTGGACAGAGAATCTCATTCCTTTAGCGAAAGGTGCAGATGTTTTTATTTGTGAATGTAATTTTATTGAAAAAGTAAGTTTTGGGCATTTGAGCTACCACGAACTATTGGAAAAAAGAGCACTACTCAATTGCAAACAACTTTGGTTGAGTCATATGGCTCAAGAGGTCATAGAAGCTGAAAATTTTGAATTAAATCGACTTTATGATGGAAAACGAATGGAATTTTAA
- a CDS encoding DoxX family protein — protein MLHPHLASLILRLSFSSMMLGHGWGKFNRLINGDMSFANPIGIGEGLSLFLAVIGEFLCPILLIIGFKTRLATIPPTITMLVAAFIIHAQDPWGKQEFPLLYFFGFVAIYLLGSGKYSLDWRLKKV, from the coding sequence ATGTTGCATCCTCATCTGGCATCCCTTATTCTTCGGTTAAGTTTCAGCAGTATGATGCTCGGTCATGGATGGGGTAAGTTCAATCGATTGATTAATGGAGATATGTCTTTTGCCAATCCCATTGGTATTGGTGAAGGTCTAAGCTTATTTCTGGCTGTAATTGGCGAGTTTCTATGCCCTATTCTTCTGATTATAGGTTTTAAAACAAGACTGGCCACAATACCTCCCACAATTACGATGCTTGTAGCGGCTTTTATCATTCATGCACAAGATCCTTGGGGAAAGCAGGAGTTTCCGTTATTGTACTTCTTTGGATTTGTTGCCATATATCTTCTCGGCAGTGGAAAGTATTCACTTGACTGGCGATTGAAGAAGGTTTAG
- a CDS encoding alpha/beta fold hydrolase — protein sequence MELYLNDKLGKITIEMDESPKASSILIVAHGAGAGMHHFFMKEIAQLISNEGITVVRFNFPYMEQGRKSPGSPKSNIETWNIVIEHILTMYPEMPIVVSGKSYGGRMASHLLAEHNFERVKGIIYFGFPLHAPGKDSKDRAQHLCEITLPQLFLQGSKDKLANLDLMKEVMKSLHKAEIRVIEDADHSFHVPKRSGKTKEEILLLLATESINWIRTNL from the coding sequence ATGGAGTTATACCTCAATGATAAACTTGGAAAAATCACTATTGAGATGGATGAATCACCGAAAGCATCAAGTATATTGATTGTAGCTCATGGTGCTGGTGCTGGAATGCATCACTTCTTCATGAAAGAAATTGCACAACTAATCTCCAATGAAGGAATTACAGTTGTCCGGTTTAATTTCCCATATATGGAACAAGGGAGAAAGTCACCAGGCTCTCCAAAATCCAATATAGAAACATGGAATATTGTCATCGAACATATCTTAACAATGTATCCGGAAATGCCAATAGTTGTCTCTGGTAAATCATATGGAGGTAGAATGGCTTCTCACCTACTTGCAGAGCATAACTTCGAAAGAGTAAAGGGTATCATTTATTTTGGGTTTCCACTTCATGCTCCTGGTAAGGATTCAAAAGATCGTGCACAGCATTTATGCGAAATCACGCTTCCGCAACTATTCTTGCAAGGGTCAAAAGACAAGCTAGCAAACCTTGACCTTATGAAAGAAGTGATGAAAAGTCTGCACAAAGCTGAGATAAGAGTCATAGAAGATGCTGATCATTCTTTCCATGTCCCCAAAAGAAGTGGAAAGACAAAAGAAGAAATATTACTTCTGCTTGCAACAGAATCTATCAATTGGATACGGACCAATCTTTAG